A genomic window from Montipora capricornis isolate CH-2021 chromosome 8, ASM3666992v2, whole genome shotgun sequence includes:
- the LOC138060662 gene encoding uncharacterized protein, which yields MRFDCSPGNAIVTDNQKLFRHVSFCGYSVKHCSCLLVDFDNIMGLSIRILFLVILRTFDNTLCFVRSPVNPVWPSGSYALPMANTGCPEGNGFTWFLGHRREELENDHNRNEHSSSNHLKTNVGNPDITRFFCVKNTTETDVSRPKWPEGKYCIYKKGYFCPQGFHEGYVVWDDNNGENGSNRNSIDGELPEGHYDRNTMIYYCCKSTGAAEKRIPLPVIKPFYLLAFDSPTCQEVKGAVYSLEYIVFDTENSNNSDAKVYPYPYGAHLKDPTIYYCYYRECKSHFTGPAGTFSSPYFPQNYHDFHDCQWNITVLSDHVIWLQFDAFELESSPYSCGHAKCSCDYVEIKEVSLSGDVTFLGRYCMANVPLGPILSSTNMMMVTFHSDHAISAKGFNVSYIALLANAGVSNKSTSERNRALSAKSSPPTRGTVQEYFINKISTPKPHRLSSKKPGNTMVEPASRSPLNHLNESSGFSKPATGQIMGLPPKYFFTVIGSFVVVITGIVFLAFKLMKRNCSPTKSYQNGQPFGLVTYSSQRNFNRSSFSSSSLTSDRELEGQLLQGKLIDNPLYHKRKEEIYIPEKHQQMEQTESNQGCCIASEKRADRLQLSDNPLYDSHKHSNGEESRTENPLYEDNICPK from the exons ATGCGTTTTGATTGCTCTCCCGGAAATGCAATTGTAACTGACAATCAAAAACTCTTCCGCCATGTGTCTTTTTGCGGATACTCGGTGAAACATTGTTCTTGTCTGCTCGTTGACTTCGACAACATCATGGGACTATCAATCAGGATTCTCTTCTTGGTTATTCTAAGAACCTTCGACAATACTTTGTGTTTCGTTCGTTCACCag tcaatCCCGTCTGGCCCTCGGGATCATACGCCCTTCCAATGGCAAACACTGGCTGTCCCGAGGGCAACGGATTTACTTGGTTTTTGGGACATCGACGGgaagaacttgaaaatgaccacAATAGAAATGAACACTCTTCAAGCAACCATTTGAAGACAAATGTAGGAAACCCAGATATAACACGTTTCTTTTGCGTCAAGAATACCACGGAGACAGATGTAAGCAGACCAAAGTGGCCAGAAGGAAAATACTGCATTTACAAGAAAGGATACTTTTGTCCGCAAGGATTTCATGAAGGATATGTCGTTTGGGATGACAATAACGGGGAAAACGGCTCAAACCGAAATAGTATTGATGGAGAACTCCCCGAAGGACATTATGATCGAAACACCATGAtttattattgttgtaagtCGACGGGAGCTGCCGAGAAACGAATACCTCTGCCAGTTATAAAACCTTTTTACCTGTTAGCATTTGATTCACCCACCTGCCAAGAGGTGAAAGGCGCGGTTTATTCACTGGAATATATTGTTTTCGATACCGAGAATTCTAACAACAGCGATGCAAAGGTTTATCCGTATCCTTACGGAGCTCATCTTAAAGATCCCACGATATATTACTGTTATTATAGAG AATGCAAGAGCCACTTCACTGGTCCAGCGGGGACGTTCTCTTCGCCATATTTTCCTCAAAATTACCACGACTTTCACGACTGTCAGTGGAACATCACTGTACTCTCTGATCACGTGATTTGGTTGCAGTTCGACGCCTTCGAACTAGAGTCCAGTCCCTACTCGTGCGGACATGCGAAGTGCAGTTGCGATTATGTGGAAATAAAGGAAGTATCCCTTAGTGGTGACGTCACTTTTTTGGGGCGATATTGTATGGCAAACGTGCCGTTAGGCCCCATACTTTCTTCCACTAATATGATGATGGTGACGTTTCATTCAGATCATGCGATATCGGCAAAAGGATTTAACGTCTCATACATAGCGCTTTTAGCAAATGCAG GTGTGTCAAACAAAAGCACCAGTGAAAGGAACAGGGCACTGTCAGCAAAATCTTCACCACCTACGCGGGGCACGGTGCAGGAATATTTTATCAACAAGATATCAACTCCAAAACCGCACAGATTAAGTTCCAAGAAGCCAGGAAACACCATGGTAGAACCAGCATCAAGATCACCCCTTAATCACTTGAACGAGTCCTCTGGGTTCTCGAAGCCAGCAACGGGTCAAATTATGGGTCTGCCACCGAAGTATTTCTTTACCGTTATTGGTTCCTTTGTTGTAGTGATAACTGGAATTGTTTTCTTGGCGTTTAAACTCATGAAGAG GAACTGTTCTCCAACAAAGTCTTATCAAAACGGCCAACCTTTTGGGTTGGTAACCTACAGCAGCCAGAGGAATTTCAATAGATCCAGTTTCTCCTCCTCTAGTCTGACTTCAGACAG agaACTTGAAGGGCAGCTTTTACAAGGCAAACTTATCGATAACCCCCTATACCATAAGAG AAAAGAGGAAATTTATATTCCGGAGAAGCACCAACAGATGGAACAGACGGAAAGTAATCAAGGGTGCTGTATTGCGAG TGAAAAGCGAGCTGATAGATTGCAGTTGTCGGACAATCCTTTGTACGACAG CCATAAGCACTCAAACGGGGAAGAATCAAGAACAGAAAATCCACTTTACGAAGACAAT ATATGTCCAAAATGA